A genomic window from Erythrobacter sp. BLCC-B19 includes:
- a CDS encoding 50S ribosomal protein L25/general stress protein Ctc: MSETLTLPAEARERAGKGASRALRRDGRTPAVIYGGKEEPTLIHVEQKELVRQLMTGHFMNSIVNIEIGGKTVRALPKDVAFHPVTDRPTHVDFLRLTGDSKVEVQVPVVFVNEDASPGLKKGGVLNIVRHELELLCPNADIPEEIQIDVTGKEIGDSIHISEVNLPKGVSSVITDRDFTIATVVAPSGLKSSEGEAASE, from the coding sequence ATGAGCGAGACTCTTACCCTGCCGGCCGAAGCGCGCGAACGGGCTGGCAAGGGAGCCTCCCGAGCACTTCGCCGCGATGGTCGGACTCCTGCTGTCATCTATGGCGGCAAGGAAGAACCCACCCTGATCCACGTCGAGCAGAAGGAACTGGTGCGTCAGCTGATGACCGGCCACTTCATGAACTCGATCGTCAACATCGAGATCGGTGGCAAGACCGTCCGCGCTCTGCCCAAGGATGTCGCCTTTCACCCGGTGACCGACCGTCCGACCCACGTCGACTTCCTGCGCCTGACCGGCGACAGCAAGGTCGAAGTGCAGGTGCCGGTGGTGTTCGTCAACGAAGACGCCTCGCCGGGCCTCAAGAAGGGCGGCGTGCTCAACATCGTCCGCCACGAACTCGAACTGCTGTGCCCCAACGCTGACATTCCGGAAGAAATCCAGATCGATGTCACCGGCAAGGAAATCGGCGATTCGATCCATATCAGCGAAGTGAACCTGCCCAAGGGCGTCTCGAGCGTGATCACCGACCGCGATTTCACCATCGCCACCGTGGTCGCTCCGTCGGGCCTCAAGAGCAGCGAAGGCGAAGCCGCTTCCGAATAA
- a CDS encoding TraB/GumN family protein gives MIVERSAAIIAILLGLLLAGCSSDQEDTSASAPANPLVYEIASADGTVEGWMIGTIHALPADTPWRTPAIGRVVDASDLLVVEIAGLGAEADSAAIYKTLAQSPAQPPLAERIEPGLRAQLAALMARGQLAEADFSDTETWAAAIALARIDATGDPANGVDRALIADFAGRPVRELEGLRGQLAIFDRLPEAAQRKMLAAVVRESETARTDPERLQRAWLAGDATTLAASTQEGFLADPELREALLTGRNRRWIAAIVPLLAQDPHPLIAVGTAHLVGPEGLAALLEAEGYRVRRIS, from the coding sequence ATGATCGTTGAGCGTTCGGCTGCGATCATCGCCATCCTGCTTGGCCTGCTGCTTGCCGGGTGCAGCAGCGACCAAGAGGACACCTCTGCCAGCGCTCCGGCCAATCCGCTGGTCTATGAAATCGCCAGCGCCGATGGGACGGTCGAAGGGTGGATGATAGGCACGATCCACGCCCTGCCCGCCGACACCCCATGGCGCACGCCCGCAATCGGACGCGTCGTTGATGCGTCCGATTTGCTCGTTGTCGAGATTGCCGGGCTCGGCGCGGAAGCTGACAGCGCGGCGATCTACAAGACCCTCGCACAGTCCCCGGCTCAGCCACCGCTGGCCGAGCGGATTGAACCGGGCCTGCGCGCCCAACTCGCAGCGCTTATGGCACGGGGGCAGTTGGCAGAGGCCGATTTCAGCGACACCGAGACATGGGCAGCAGCGATCGCGCTTGCGCGGATCGATGCGACCGGCGATCCGGCCAACGGGGTCGATCGTGCGCTGATCGCCGACTTTGCCGGTAGGCCGGTGCGCGAGCTGGAAGGCCTGCGCGGACAGCTTGCGATCTTCGACCGCCTGCCCGAAGCGGCGCAGCGCAAGATGCTGGCCGCCGTGGTACGCGAAAGCGAGACCGCCCGCACTGATCCTGAACGCTTGCAACGGGCGTGGCTGGCAGGCGATGCGACGACCCTTGCGGCTTCGACACAAGAGGGTTTCCTTGCTGACCCGGAGCTGCGCGAGGCTTTGCTGACGGGCCGGAACCGGCGCTGGATCGCGGCGATTGTGCCGTTGCTGGCGCAAGATCCGCACCCGCTGATCGCGGTTGGCACGGCACATCTCGTCGGCCCGGAAGGCCTTGCCGCGCTGCTTGAAGCCGAGGGCTACCGCGTCCGCCGCATTTCCTAA
- a CDS encoding TraB/GumN family protein, which translates to MTLLSLFARAAAPLALLVGTPAIAETQTAPAAEAAAATKPAPTPIKAKPALWKVSDRDTTIYLFGTVHVLPEGIEWFDKRIAKAFDASDLLVTEIRMDKAGEAELVKLTQSKGLLPPGTTLRSLLTPDQVATYSAAMAKIGFPPEAFDPLKPWLAGLTLGLLPLTQQGYSPESGVEKVLLARAPQKQTGALETAEFQLGIFDGMTREAQIAFLIEAADGVDEVKPTLDRMVAEWVKGDAEALAAVMNEGMSDPAVAEALLYSRNANWAEWIDTRLDTPGTVFIAVGAGHLAGDKSVQVFLRERGIKTKRVK; encoded by the coding sequence ATGACGCTTCTCTCCCTGTTTGCGCGCGCTGCCGCACCGCTGGCCCTGCTGGTGGGGACACCGGCAATCGCCGAAACCCAGACCGCGCCCGCCGCCGAGGCAGCCGCTGCGACCAAGCCCGCGCCTACGCCGATCAAGGCCAAGCCTGCGCTGTGGAAGGTGTCCGACCGCGATACCACGATCTATCTGTTCGGAACGGTGCACGTCCTGCCCGAAGGCATCGAGTGGTTCGACAAGCGCATCGCCAAGGCATTCGACGCGTCCGACCTTCTGGTGACCGAAATCCGAATGGACAAAGCCGGCGAGGCCGAACTGGTCAAGCTCACCCAGTCCAAGGGCTTGCTCCCGCCCGGCACCACGCTGCGTTCGCTGCTGACCCCCGATCAGGTTGCCACCTACAGCGCGGCAATGGCCAAGATTGGCTTCCCGCCCGAAGCGTTCGATCCGCTCAAGCCGTGGCTGGCCGGGCTTACGCTCGGGCTGCTGCCACTGACCCAGCAAGGCTATTCGCCCGAAAGCGGGGTGGAAAAGGTGCTGCTTGCCCGGGCGCCCCAGAAGCAGACCGGCGCTTTGGAGACGGCCGAGTTTCAGCTTGGCATCTTTGATGGCATGACGCGCGAGGCGCAGATCGCTTTCCTGATCGAAGCCGCTGACGGGGTCGACGAGGTCAAGCCGACCCTCGATCGCATGGTCGCCGAGTGGGTCAAGGGCGATGCCGAGGCGCTCGCGGCGGTGATGAACGAAGGCATGAGCGACCCGGCCGTCGCCGAAGCATTGCTCTACAGCCGCAACGCCAACTGGGCCGAATGGATCGACACCCGCCTCGATACGCCGGGAACGGTGTTCATCGCGGTCGGTGCGGGCCACCTTGCCGGCGACAAGAGCGTGCAGGTGTTCCTGCGCGAGCGCGGCATCAAGACCAAGCGGGTCAAGTGA